Proteins from one Natrinema salinisoli genomic window:
- a CDS encoding glycerophosphodiester phosphodiesterase, with protein sequence MRLIAHRGFAASAPENTIGAVRTAAEHADGVEVDVRRCGSGELVVVHDETIDRVTDGSGAVAETSLSELADRTVLESGESIPTLTRLLEAAPPSVGITLELKEPGIAADVLDTLDDVAVDNRVLTTSFLPAELRTIRDGDPSQPIGLLVSRRLETPVTTAIELDCDVLGANWWRCLATGIVPRATEMGLEVHAWTVERRSIAALLARRGVDGVVADRPIDLSSPEAKSVTP encoded by the coding sequence ATGCGTCTCATCGCCCATCGGGGGTTCGCCGCGAGCGCACCGGAAAATACGATCGGTGCCGTCCGAACTGCTGCCGAGCACGCCGACGGCGTGGAGGTCGACGTGCGACGCTGTGGCTCCGGCGAACTCGTCGTCGTCCACGACGAGACGATCGACCGCGTCACCGACGGTTCCGGCGCGGTCGCGGAGACCTCGCTTTCGGAACTCGCCGATCGCACCGTCCTCGAGTCCGGCGAGTCGATCCCGACACTTACCCGACTGCTCGAGGCCGCCCCGCCCTCCGTCGGGATCACGCTCGAACTCAAGGAACCGGGTATCGCCGCGGACGTCCTCGACACGCTCGACGACGTTGCCGTCGACAACCGCGTCCTCACGACCTCGTTCCTGCCGGCCGAGTTGCGGACGATTCGCGACGGCGACCCGAGCCAACCGATCGGACTACTGGTTAGCCGCCGCCTCGAGACGCCGGTCACGACGGCGATCGAACTCGACTGTGACGTCCTCGGCGCGAACTGGTGGCGTTGTCTGGCCACCGGGATCGTCCCGCGGGCGACCGAAATGGGACTCGAGGTTCACGCGTGGACGGTCGAGCGACGATCGATTGCGGCCCTGCTCGCCCGCCGCGGCGTCGATGGCGTAGTGGCAGACCGACCGATCGACCTGTCGTCTCCCGAGGCGAAATCGGTGACACCGTGA
- a CDS encoding SDR family oxidoreductase, giving the protein MAARTDFDVDFDGTVAVITGASGALGSAAVDRFLEAGATVCAVDVVAPDDEDSQLEHAPTEESALAFYEADLTDEDDVAELVDSVVDDHGRIDHLLNIAGTWRGGDHVEDTDLEEYELLMDVNLKTAFLASKHAVPHLQETEGSIVSISARSSLEGGEGDGPYRITKAGIRLLTETLAEENRGTVRANCVMPSVIDTPMNREMMPDADHDEWVDPSEIADVMAFLSSDGAAVTSGAAVPVYGEA; this is encoded by the coding sequence ATGGCAGCGAGAACGGATTTCGACGTCGATTTCGACGGCACCGTCGCGGTGATCACCGGTGCGAGCGGCGCGCTCGGCAGCGCCGCCGTCGACCGGTTCCTCGAGGCAGGTGCGACGGTCTGTGCCGTCGACGTCGTCGCGCCGGACGACGAGGACAGCCAGCTCGAGCATGCACCCACCGAAGAATCCGCCCTCGCGTTTTACGAGGCGGACCTGACCGACGAGGACGACGTCGCGGAGTTGGTGGATTCCGTCGTCGACGACCACGGCCGCATCGACCATCTGCTGAACATCGCGGGCACGTGGCGCGGCGGCGATCACGTGGAGGACACCGATCTCGAGGAGTACGAACTCCTCATGGACGTCAATCTGAAGACGGCCTTCCTCGCGTCGAAACACGCCGTTCCCCATTTGCAAGAGACGGAGGGATCGATCGTGAGTATCAGTGCGCGCTCGTCGCTCGAGGGCGGCGAGGGCGACGGCCCGTACCGGATCACGAAAGCGGGAATCCGGCTACTAACGGAGACGTTAGCGGAGGAGAACCGCGGGACGGTACGGGCCAACTGCGTCATGCCGAGCGTGATCGACACCCCGATGAATCGGGAGATGATGCCCGACGCGGATCACGACGAGTGGGTCGATCCGAGCGAGATCGCGGACGTGATGGCGTTCCTGAGTAGCGACGGCGCTGCGGTGACCAGCGGTGCTGCCGTGCCGGTGTACGGTGAGGCGTGA
- a CDS encoding MBL fold metallo-hydrolase: protein MTGINPETPWIPADADQTFDPLEHADAQPSPDRPLVVTPRGGDREVGRSCYQVDTEYGTYLVDCGLNQGEGDDYPDFRGLGPGSVDAVFLTHAHIDHCGGLPVLEARGFLDDDAPIIATRPTIDLAKTLLEDSLKIHRREANRQGKSQQFTRADVSAVFDRFEPVDYGGGRVEGVADAVDQDPLVYQLGNAAHLLGSAWLMLQTGGHRVVFSGDLGGRASHLPDITPPPQADVLFLESTYGATHSHTSFGDAQTTIYEAVERALNDREPVLIPTFAVGRSQTLQLLFSDRLHTLPGDLSDRVRLVVDGMAQEATALYHEYVTDEMYLSEAITNRARESGDATPFSPPQVEFPENDADRRAILEDADPSSGGKVPIIVSPSGMLTGGNSPRYLVELASRFHSATVLLTGYQAQQTIGRTIQNQVDAGTDDVQFTTSATPFGTDWAAADNVSWITTEGSNEPTTRVTIPADWVTMVGGLSGHAAQHGLLEFARTVDPETIALIHGPDYAQEHLGNHLATNVNSVESVTRSRRLTPVAVEREGDPETAALSPEMFESEHDNAYEQLEDVFDLMAALNEEVAAARTDTGRSEADVREIVRDELERAGLLED, encoded by the coding sequence CGATCCCCTCGAGCACGCCGACGCCCAGCCGTCCCCGGATCGGCCGCTCGTCGTCACCCCGCGCGGCGGCGATCGCGAAGTCGGTCGGAGTTGCTATCAGGTCGACACCGAGTACGGAACCTACCTCGTGGACTGCGGCCTGAACCAGGGGGAGGGAGACGACTATCCCGACTTCCGCGGGCTCGGGCCCGGGTCGGTCGATGCGGTCTTTCTGACGCACGCGCACATCGACCACTGCGGTGGACTGCCGGTACTCGAGGCCCGGGGCTTCCTCGACGACGACGCGCCGATCATCGCGACGCGGCCGACGATCGACCTCGCGAAGACCCTGCTCGAGGATTCGCTGAAGATCCACCGCAGAGAGGCGAATCGACAGGGGAAGAGTCAGCAATTCACCCGGGCGGACGTCTCGGCGGTGTTCGACCGCTTCGAGCCCGTCGACTACGGCGGCGGGCGGGTCGAGGGGGTCGCGGACGCAGTCGATCAAGACCCGTTAGTCTATCAACTCGGAAACGCCGCCCACCTGCTCGGCTCGGCGTGGCTCATGCTTCAGACGGGCGGCCACCGCGTCGTGTTCTCCGGCGATCTGGGGGGTCGCGCCAGCCACTTGCCGGACATCACACCACCGCCGCAGGCGGACGTTCTGTTCCTCGAGTCGACCTACGGCGCGACCCATAGCCACACGTCGTTCGGTGACGCACAGACGACGATCTACGAGGCCGTCGAGCGCGCATTGAACGATCGCGAACCCGTCCTGATCCCGACCTTCGCCGTCGGCCGGTCCCAGACCCTCCAGTTGCTGTTTTCCGATCGACTTCACACGCTCCCCGGCGACCTCAGCGACCGCGTCCGGCTCGTGGTCGACGGCATGGCACAGGAGGCGACGGCCCTCTATCACGAGTACGTCACGGACGAGATGTACCTGTCCGAGGCGATCACGAACCGGGCGCGGGAGAGCGGCGATGCGACCCCGTTCTCGCCGCCGCAGGTCGAGTTCCCGGAGAACGACGCCGATCGGCGGGCGATTCTCGAGGACGCGGATCCCTCCTCGGGCGGCAAGGTACCCATTATCGTCTCGCCGTCGGGGATGCTGACCGGCGGGAACTCCCCGCGCTATCTCGTCGAGCTCGCGTCCCGGTTCCACTCCGCGACGGTGTTGCTCACCGGCTATCAGGCACAACAGACGATCGGGCGAACGATCCAGAACCAGGTCGACGCCGGGACGGACGACGTGCAGTTCACGACCAGCGCCACGCCGTTCGGAACGGACTGGGCGGCCGCTGACAACGTGAGCTGGATCACGACCGAGGGCTCGAACGAACCGACCACCCGAGTGACGATTCCGGCCGACTGGGTCACGATGGTCGGCGGGCTCAGCGGTCACGCCGCCCAGCACGGCCTGCTCGAGTTCGCCCGCACGGTCGACCCGGAGACGATCGCACTGATCCACGGCCCGGACTACGCACAGGAACACCTCGGGAACCACCTCGCGACGAACGTCAACAGCGTCGAAAGCGTCACTCGAAGCAGGCGGCTGACGCCGGTCGCCGTCGAACGCGAGGGCGACCCCGAGACCGCCGCGCTCTCCCCCGAGATGTTCGAGAGCGAGCACGACAACGCCTACGAGCAACTCGAGGACGTCTTCGACCTCATGGCCGCGCTCAACGAGGAAGTGGCCGCCGCGCGAACGGATACCGGTCGAAGCGAGGCCGACGTCCGAGAAATCGTTCGGGACGAACTCGAGCGAGCCGGGCTCCTCGAGGACTGA
- a CDS encoding branched-chain amino acid ABC transporter permease, producing the protein MSTGNVRGTLSDMTVQELVGVGLLLGVVVLVFDLLRLLLTGELPLARLGSYLWTGFIDSLYIGLAAIGLSMTYSILRFANFSHGDLITTGAFSGWTVAYLIGGIGVADLTSRLLLRAGGGAQPGRIGMDILAAPVAIVLGLVAAVIVTVLVALAIDRLVYRRLRDEDGIAVLIASVGVALALRYLLAVFYTPETRGVVASAPDVAGVDLHQMTLVVSALSLILGVHLLLQYTKLGKSMRAMSDNKDLALITGIPTERVIFATWVIGAGLAGAAGYLIVLDRGQVSINLGWFLLLLIFAAVILGGIGSIYGAIAGSLVIGITINLSLVWIPSDMNEIAAFTLMILVLIFRPDGLFSGVETA; encoded by the coding sequence ATGAGTACAGGGAACGTACGGGGAACACTGTCAGACATGACCGTACAGGAACTAGTCGGGGTGGGATTGCTTCTCGGGGTCGTCGTTTTGGTATTCGATCTGCTCCGCCTGCTCCTGACTGGAGAGTTGCCGTTGGCTCGGTTGGGATCGTACCTCTGGACCGGATTCATCGACTCGCTGTATATCGGTCTCGCGGCGATCGGCCTCTCGATGACCTACAGCATTCTCCGCTTCGCGAACTTTTCGCACGGTGATCTCATTACGACCGGCGCGTTCTCCGGGTGGACTGTCGCCTATCTGATCGGCGGGATCGGCGTCGCGGACCTGACCAGTCGCCTCCTGCTTCGGGCGGGCGGCGGCGCACAGCCCGGCCGTATAGGGATGGACATCCTCGCGGCACCGGTCGCGATCGTTCTGGGTCTCGTCGCGGCCGTGATCGTGACGGTTCTCGTCGCGCTGGCGATCGATCGGCTCGTCTATCGGCGGCTGCGTGACGAAGACGGCATCGCGGTGCTCATCGCCAGCGTCGGTGTCGCGCTCGCGCTACGATACCTCCTCGCCGTGTTCTACACGCCGGAAACTCGAGGCGTCGTGGCGTCGGCCCCGGATGTGGCAGGCGTCGATCTTCACCAGATGACCCTCGTCGTCTCGGCGCTCTCGTTGATACTCGGCGTCCATTTACTCTTGCAGTACACGAAACTCGGCAAGTCGATGCGGGCGATGTCGGACAACAAGGACCTCGCGCTCATTACCGGTATTCCGACTGAGCGCGTGATCTTTGCGACCTGGGTGATCGGAGCCGGTCTCGCTGGTGCCGCCGGGTACCTCATCGTCCTCGATCGCGGGCAGGTCTCGATCAACCTCGGCTGGTTCCTTCTCCTCCTGATCTTCGCGGCCGTCATCCTCGGCGGTATCGGCTCGATTTACGGCGCGATCGCGGGCTCGCTCGTGATCGGCATCACGATCAATCTCTCGCTCGTCTGGATCCCCTCGGACATGAACGAGATCGCGGCGTTCACGTTGATGATCCTCGTCTTGATTTTCCGACCCGACGGGCTGTTTAGCGGGGTGGAAACGGCATGA
- a CDS encoding sodium-dependent transporter codes for MAQRESWATRTGFILAAVGSAVGLGNIWRFPYQVGEYGGAAFLVFYLLLIAFVGFPVMLAEFTIGRYTERNPVGALKQIGRGIGSKIGWVFVVAGFVILSYYSVVAGWILKYIAIGLQGNYAAGGAGAQFAATTGGLTSVLTHAIFMAAVIGIVAFGIRDGIEASVKLMVPAIIALLVGLAVYAGTLSGAGEAYAYYLSPDLGTIAANWTEILPAAAAQAFFTLSLGMGVMITYASYLGEDRNLAKDGLIIVGLDTLIAFTAGLVAFPILFTANLRETTDGPGFIFVSLSEAFSNVPFGWLLGAVFFATVAIAALSSAISIMEVVVSYLIDEHGIDRKPAVAGLGTAIFLLGVPVAYDQSSALVWLTVYDGLANQILLILGGLLLAIYVGWFRADLGLEELGKGFRNIGSWGQTWIWMLRVPVIALLLVVLWYNGSAVYESLASIFG; via the coding sequence ATGGCACAGCGCGAATCATGGGCAACACGAACAGGCTTCATCCTCGCCGCAGTCGGGAGTGCGGTGGGGTTGGGAAACATCTGGCGGTTCCCGTATCAGGTCGGTGAATACGGCGGTGCAGCGTTCCTCGTCTTCTATCTCCTCCTGATCGCGTTCGTCGGCTTCCCGGTCATGTTGGCCGAGTTCACGATCGGCCGGTACACCGAACGAAACCCCGTCGGCGCGCTCAAGCAGATCGGACGAGGGATCGGCTCGAAGATCGGCTGGGTGTTCGTCGTCGCCGGATTCGTCATCCTGTCGTATTACAGCGTCGTCGCCGGCTGGATTCTCAAGTACATCGCCATCGGTCTGCAGGGCAATTACGCTGCCGGCGGTGCCGGCGCACAGTTCGCGGCGACCACCGGCGGGCTGACGTCAGTTCTCACACACGCGATCTTCATGGCCGCCGTTATCGGGATCGTCGCGTTCGGTATCAGGGACGGTATCGAGGCCTCGGTCAAGCTGATGGTACCGGCGATCATCGCGCTCCTGGTCGGACTGGCCGTCTACGCCGGGACGCTCTCCGGTGCCGGCGAGGCGTATGCGTACTATCTCTCGCCCGATCTGGGAACGATCGCAGCGAACTGGACCGAGATCCTTCCCGCGGCGGCCGCACAGGCGTTCTTCACGCTGTCGCTCGGGATGGGCGTCATGATCACCTACGCGTCCTACCTCGGCGAGGACCGGAACCTCGCCAAGGACGGCCTCATCATCGTCGGTCTCGACACGTTGATCGCGTTTACGGCCGGGCTGGTTGCGTTTCCGATCCTCTTCACCGCTAACTTACGAGAGACCACTGACGGGCCGGGCTTCATTTTCGTCAGCCTCTCGGAGGCGTTCAGTAACGTCCCGTTCGGCTGGCTCCTCGGCGCCGTCTTCTTCGCCACCGTCGCGATCGCCGCCCTCTCGAGTGCGATCAGTATCATGGAGGTCGTCGTCTCGTACCTGATCGACGAACACGGTATCGACCGAAAGCCGGCGGTGGCAGGCCTCGGAACCGCGATATTCCTCCTCGGCGTTCCCGTGGCATACGATCAGTCCTCGGCGCTGGTCTGGCTCACGGTGTACGACGGGCTCGCAAACCAGATCCTGCTCATCCTCGGCGGCCTGCTGTTGGCGATCTATGTCGGCTGGTTCAGGGCCGATCTCGGACTCGAGGAACTCGGCAAAGGGTTCCGAAACATCGGCTCCTGGGGACAGACTTGGATCTGGATGCTCCGGGTCCCAGTCATCGCGTTACTACTCGTGGTCCTCTGGTACAACGGAAGCGCGGTCTACGAGAGTCTCGCGAGCATCTTCGGGTAA